One window of Candidatus Nanosynbacter sp. HMT-352 genomic DNA carries:
- a CDS encoding PilN domain-containing protein encodes MIEINLLPNVKRELLKTRAMRNRVISISFLVGGASIAAVVVLALILGSQIAAEAVQNGVIKDRNDKLMAVEDLNKVVTIQHQLTKINEQHSGKKLNSRIFDVVTAVNPVAPNNVSFSDIKVNPESKTITLEGSAVNGYSALETLKKTILNTKIQTTDGDKSSEVSLTKEIKDGDTSFGENSEGKKVLQFSFSFEYAEELLAPANNGTVSVLTPTGKVDVTDSRQGIPDSLFKSNSKKQEKK; translated from the coding sequence ATGATTGAGATAAATCTTCTCCCAAACGTTAAGCGCGAGCTATTGAAGACTCGGGCTATGCGCAATCGGGTTATTTCGATATCGTTCTTAGTGGGCGGTGCTTCGATTGCGGCGGTAGTTGTTTTGGCATTGATTTTGGGTAGCCAAATTGCAGCCGAGGCGGTCCAGAACGGAGTTATCAAAGATAGAAACGACAAATTGATGGCGGTCGAAGATCTCAATAAGGTTGTAACGATTCAACATCAATTAACAAAGATCAATGAGCAGCATTCTGGAAAGAAGCTTAATTCAAGGATTTTTGATGTTGTAACGGCGGTTAATCCGGTTGCGCCAAATAATGTTAGTTTTTCGGATATAAAAGTCAATCCTGAGTCAAAAACTATTACTCTGGAGGGTAGTGCGGTTAATGGCTATAGTGCGTTAGAGACCTTAAAGAAAACTATCTTGAATACGAAGATCCAAACCACTGACGGCGATAAAAGTTCCGAGGTTAGCCTGACCAAGGAGATAAAAGATGGCGATACTAGTTTTGGGGAGAACTCAGAAGGTAAAAAAGTGTTGCAATTCTCATTCTCGTTTGAATATGCGGAAGAATTATTAGCACCTGCAAATAACGGCACAGTTTCCGTATTGACGCCGACTGGCAAGGTTGATGTGACGGACTCACGTCAGGGAATTCCGGATAGCTTGTTTAAGAGTAACTCGAAAAAACAGGAGAAGAAATAA
- the efp gene encoding elongation factor P, translated as MYQPTDLKKGVVCQIDGKPYRVVEYGQKVMGRGGSIVNVKLKNLIDGSVIPKTFKGQERIEAAEVNNKTAQYLYNDGDKFYFMDPTSFEQFELAAEIVDDASKYLKEGDELSLQFFDGRVINVELPKNKYLEVTYTEDVVKGDTTSSVLKDATLETGLVVKVPAFIKQGDIISVDTSTGEYRERKK; from the coding sequence ATGTATCAGCCAACTGATTTGAAAAAAGGCGTAGTTTGTCAAATTGACGGCAAGCCATATCGCGTCGTAGAATACGGCCAAAAAGTTATGGGTCGTGGCGGTTCGATTGTTAACGTGAAATTGAAAAACCTAATTGACGGAAGTGTTATCCCAAAGACTTTCAAGGGTCAAGAGCGAATCGAAGCTGCGGAAGTAAATAATAAAACTGCGCAATATTTGTATAACGACGGCGACAAGTTCTATTTCATGGACCCGACTAGCTTTGAGCAATTTGAGCTGGCTGCGGAAATCGTGGATGATGCCAGTAAATACCTGAAAGAAGGCGATGAATTAAGCCTTCAATTCTTCGACGGTCGAGTGATTAACGTTGAGCTACCAAAGAATAAATATCTGGAAGTTACCTACACGGAAGATGTGGTTAAGGGCGATACGACTTCATCTGTGCTAAAAGACGCTACTTTGGAGACGGGGCTAGTTGTCAAAGTTCCAGCATTTATCAAGCAGGGCGATATTATTAGCGTTGACACATCCACTGGTGAATATCGCGAGCGAAAGAAATAG
- a CDS encoding GspE/PulE family protein — translation MALLTDDIQDKLIELLVNEGLIEKSVIDDALKRASESGKPLFSLLSEEGLLDNELLVHGVAQVSGVPYVNLSNSVISQDILSLLPSDVAERFMAVPLAEVQNRLAVAMIDANNVQAVDYLSNRIQRPIKVFMASEESVRHVLDQYKTDLSSVNVAAQASQEESLSEAGNIKTIVQDSPISRALSTILEYAVKSHASDVHIEPLEKALKIRCRVDGVLREIMQLPKSIEPALVSRIKILSNLKIDEHRIPQDGQFAVNVAGKEVDLRIAISPVVWGEQVVIRLLDKSGSSFNLEDMGYAGRALRTIRKGIKRPNGMILTSGPTGSGKSTSLYALIKEIKDDTVNIVTLEDPVEYKMDGVNQIQVNAEVGLTFASGLRSILRQDPDIVMVGEIRDNETANLAIQAALTGHLVFSTLHTNSAAGVLPRLLDMGIEPFLIASTVNTIIGQRLVRRVARRRDIYQSSPLETQAIREAVGGLLPQTREQVAQYAQDLGYESLPLATQASFALAKGKDTPQTPRGYAGRAGLYEVMDITEEIQNLIVKRATSAEIQRMAIQQGMITMRQDGYLKALNGITTIEEVNRVAADTA, via the coding sequence ATGGCTTTACTGACGGACGACATCCAAGATAAGTTGATCGAGCTGCTCGTAAACGAGGGGCTTATTGAGAAGTCTGTCATTGATGATGCCTTAAAACGTGCCTCTGAGAGTGGCAAGCCTCTGTTTAGTTTGCTTAGTGAAGAGGGGTTGCTTGACAATGAACTATTAGTTCATGGCGTGGCTCAAGTTTCGGGCGTGCCGTATGTCAATCTGTCGAATAGCGTTATTAGTCAGGATATTTTATCTCTATTACCGTCCGACGTTGCTGAGAGATTTATGGCTGTGCCACTGGCCGAGGTTCAAAACCGACTAGCAGTAGCGATGATCGACGCGAATAACGTTCAAGCGGTGGACTATTTGTCGAATCGTATCCAACGCCCGATAAAAGTATTCATGGCTTCAGAAGAGAGCGTCCGTCATGTCTTGGATCAATATAAGACTGACTTGTCATCTGTTAATGTGGCTGCACAGGCTTCGCAGGAAGAGTCTTTGTCGGAAGCTGGCAATATCAAAACAATTGTTCAAGATTCGCCGATATCGCGAGCGTTGTCGACAATTTTGGAATACGCGGTAAAGAGTCACGCGTCCGACGTGCATATTGAACCATTAGAGAAGGCTTTGAAGATTCGTTGTCGTGTTGACGGTGTTTTGCGTGAGATTATGCAGCTTCCAAAGAGTATTGAGCCGGCATTGGTTAGCCGCATTAAGATTCTTTCCAATCTGAAAATTGACGAGCATCGCATTCCTCAGGACGGTCAATTTGCGGTCAACGTCGCAGGCAAAGAAGTTGACCTTCGTATTGCTATCTCTCCTGTCGTTTGGGGTGAACAGGTAGTTATTCGTCTGCTTGATAAGAGTGGAAGCTCTTTCAATTTGGAAGATATGGGCTATGCCGGGCGCGCATTAAGAACGATTCGTAAGGGAATTAAGCGACCAAATGGAATGATTCTGACATCGGGGCCAACTGGTTCTGGTAAGTCAACGAGTTTGTACGCGTTGATCAAGGAGATTAAAGATGACACCGTGAATATTGTGACGCTTGAGGATCCGGTTGAATATAAGATGGATGGCGTCAATCAGATTCAGGTGAATGCGGAAGTTGGCTTGACCTTTGCTTCTGGACTGCGCTCAATTTTGCGTCAAGACCCAGACATTGTGATGGTTGGTGAGATTCGCGATAATGAAACAGCAAATTTGGCTATTCAGGCAGCCTTAACGGGACACTTGGTTTTCTCGACACTTCACACTAATTCCGCTGCTGGCGTGTTGCCACGTTTGTTGGATATGGGAATCGAGCCGTTTCTTATTGCCAGTACGGTTAACACAATCATCGGTCAGCGTTTGGTGAGGCGAGTGGCGCGTCGTCGGGATATTTATCAATCGTCACCACTGGAAACGCAGGCAATTCGCGAGGCGGTTGGTGGATTATTGCCACAAACGAGGGAGCAGGTTGCTCAATACGCGCAAGACCTGGGATATGAAAGCTTGCCACTAGCGACGCAGGCGTCGTTTGCCTTGGCAAAAGGAAAAGATACGCCGCAAACTCCTCGCGGTTATGCTGGTCGAGCTGGTTTGTATGAGGTCATGGATATTACTGAAGAGATTCAGAATTTGATTGTTAAGCGTGCAACTTCAGCGGAAATTCAGCGAATGGCAATTCAACAGGGTATGATTACGATGCGTCAAGATGGTTATCTGAAGGCGTTGAACGGAATAACGACAATAGAAGAAGTTAATAGAGTAGCGGCGGATACCGCGTAA
- the rpsR gene encoding 30S ribosomal protein S18, giving the protein MAQLKKNPPIIFDYKDVKTLQRYINVYGQIEPISKTGLSEKQQRSLAVAIKRARHLALLPFVTSN; this is encoded by the coding sequence ATGGCACAATTGAAGAAAAATCCACCGATCATTTTTGACTATAAAGATGTAAAAACTTTGCAACGTTACATCAATGTTTACGGTCAAATTGAGCCAATCAGCAAGACTGGTTTGAGCGAAAAGCAACAGCGAAGCTTGGCAGTAGCAATTAAGCGTGCTCGCCACTTGGCTTTGTTGCCATTTGTTACTAGCAACTAG
- a CDS encoding TlyA family RNA methyltransferase: MKQRLDKALVERGLATTRSQADNFIRLGYVFLNKKIVQKSGTMVSDSDEIKLEKKETYVSRAGLKLASVAEYFHLNFQDKTVLDIGSSTGGFTDYSLRHGAKKVFAVDVGTEQLHPSLRPNPKIILHEKTDIRDFYADEAIDIIVGDVSFISLREILPHVAENLMNTNTILIAMVKPQFEAGRHQVNKGIIKNDKVRRQILSDFEDWAKKYFVILDKKDSEVAGSKGNLERFYKLKLAKR; encoded by the coding sequence ATGAAACAGCGATTAGATAAAGCTCTGGTCGAGCGTGGTTTGGCGACAACAAGATCTCAGGCGGATAATTTTATTCGCCTGGGCTATGTTTTTTTGAATAAGAAAATTGTCCAAAAATCAGGAACTATGGTGTCTGATTCGGACGAGATAAAGCTCGAGAAGAAAGAAACTTATGTTTCGCGAGCTGGCTTAAAACTGGCAAGCGTGGCGGAGTATTTTCATCTTAATTTTCAGGATAAAACCGTTCTGGATATTGGTTCGAGTACGGGCGGATTTACTGACTATTCATTGCGTCACGGCGCCAAAAAGGTATTTGCTGTTGACGTTGGAACGGAGCAGCTCCATCCGAGTTTGAGACCGAATCCAAAAATTATTCTCCACGAAAAGACCGATATTCGTGATTTTTATGCAGATGAAGCAATTGATATTATCGTGGGCGATGTGTCGTTTATATCTCTGAGGGAAATTTTGCCGCACGTGGCAGAAAATTTGATGAACACGAATACGATATTAATTGCTATGGTGAAGCCTCAATTTGAGGCGGGGCGGCATCAGGTTAATAAAGGAATTATTAAAAACGATAAAGTTCGCCGGCAGATTTTGTCCGATTTTGAAGATTGGGCGAAAAAGTATTTTGTTATCTTAGATAAAAAAGATAGTGAAGTGGCTGGCAGTAAGGGTAATCTCGAGCGATTTTACAAATTGAAATTAGCTAAACGTTAA
- a CDS encoding FtsK/SpoIIIE family DNA translocase, which translates to MAKKRKSTKKSAPAKPQHSLPAGFWSQVGAVMLILLSLLLVVSWFGVGGPVLQWIDMATIKTIGYTAYALPILLIYLAVETFRAEENQLPAVVKFAAILEIVWFSGLFGLMKTASHPNSGGFVGDILNMATLKMVDSAIAVIIYLVLAFITVLFITQTSPFTVFSKLWEMIKSNTKEDDNNRSVMKKASIAQPAEEEKKTDLGEIKLNAGVPIIDTAKEKKSLLKKVEKPEKVNEEQALVATRDPNWEAPSLDLLEKNESGADAGDTRQNAQIIHDTLAEFNIEAAMGDINVGPKVTQYTLRPPSGVKLTRITALETNIALNLAAQSLRIEAPIPGQRAVGIEVPNRKAAEVRLRSTLSSKQWAAARDPLSFGIGKDISGQVVVGELGKMPHLLIAGQTGSGKSVMINTLLCSLLYRNSPSDMKLILVDPKQVEMAPYADIPHLLAPVINEPEKTISALKWAVNEMERRYKLLAGEKIRNIKEYNKRLQSRAKKIAIADENGNVQEHEDGSMPYIVIVVDEMSDLMMMAKKDVETLIVRLAQKSRAVGIHLVLATQRPSVNVITGLIKANVPARIAFTVASQVDSITILDQSGAEKLLGQGDMLFYVTSMSKPRRIQGAWVTDDEVNKIADHLRMQMAPQYNDEVVAQPVQLDGKGGVVMDLSEGGDDKFKDAVRVVVERRKASTSMLQTRLGIGYQRAARIIEEMEERGIIGPQNGSKPRDVLISSPEELEELLAE; encoded by the coding sequence ATGGCAAAAAAACGAAAGAGCACGAAAAAATCCGCACCAGCCAAGCCGCAGCATAGTTTGCCGGCGGGTTTTTGGTCGCAAGTTGGCGCGGTGATGCTTATTCTTTTGTCTCTACTACTCGTCGTGTCGTGGTTTGGCGTCGGTGGTCCGGTTTTACAATGGATTGATATGGCGACCATAAAAACTATTGGTTACACCGCGTACGCCTTACCGATATTGCTGATTTATTTGGCGGTTGAGACTTTCCGAGCAGAAGAGAATCAGTTGCCTGCAGTGGTGAAATTTGCGGCAATTTTGGAAATTGTGTGGTTTTCTGGATTGTTTGGGTTAATGAAGACGGCTTCGCATCCGAATTCTGGTGGATTTGTGGGCGATATATTGAATATGGCCACACTGAAAATGGTAGATTCGGCAATTGCTGTGATTATTTATCTGGTTTTGGCGTTTATAACGGTTCTATTTATTACTCAAACGTCACCGTTTACGGTTTTCAGTAAACTTTGGGAGATGATTAAGAGCAATACTAAGGAGGACGATAATAATCGTTCTGTTATGAAAAAGGCGTCAATTGCTCAGCCAGCAGAAGAAGAGAAAAAGACCGACTTGGGAGAAATTAAGTTAAATGCTGGTGTACCAATAATTGATACAGCCAAAGAGAAAAAGAGCTTATTAAAGAAAGTAGAGAAGCCAGAAAAGGTCAATGAAGAGCAGGCTTTGGTGGCAACTCGTGATCCGAATTGGGAGGCGCCAAGCTTGGATCTATTAGAGAAGAACGAAAGCGGTGCTGATGCTGGAGATACGCGCCAGAATGCCCAAATAATTCACGATACGCTGGCTGAATTTAATATTGAGGCAGCGATGGGCGATATTAATGTTGGTCCAAAAGTCACGCAATACACTTTAAGACCGCCAAGTGGCGTTAAATTGACGCGAATTACGGCGCTGGAAACTAACATTGCGCTTAATTTGGCGGCACAAAGTTTAAGGATTGAGGCGCCAATTCCTGGTCAGCGAGCGGTTGGTATTGAAGTGCCTAACCGTAAGGCTGCCGAGGTGCGACTGCGAAGTACGTTGTCATCAAAGCAATGGGCTGCTGCTCGTGATCCTTTGAGTTTTGGAATTGGTAAAGATATATCTGGTCAAGTTGTTGTGGGTGAACTGGGAAAGATGCCGCATTTGCTGATTGCTGGACAAACGGGTTCTGGTAAGTCTGTGATGATTAACACCTTGCTTTGTAGTTTGTTGTATCGCAATAGTCCGAGTGATATGAAGTTGATTTTGGTTGACCCGAAGCAAGTCGAAATGGCACCGTACGCCGATATTCCACATCTTCTTGCGCCAGTTATTAATGAACCAGAGAAGACCATTTCAGCTTTGAAGTGGGCGGTGAATGAGATGGAACGACGCTATAAGTTGTTGGCGGGCGAGAAAATCCGTAATATTAAGGAATATAACAAGAGGCTGCAGTCGCGCGCTAAGAAGATTGCAATTGCTGATGAAAATGGCAATGTTCAAGAGCATGAAGATGGATCGATGCCGTATATCGTGATTGTGGTGGACGAGATGTCTGACCTTATGATGATGGCTAAAAAGGATGTTGAGACGTTAATTGTCCGTTTGGCGCAGAAATCGCGAGCAGTTGGCATTCACTTGGTGTTGGCAACGCAGCGTCCTAGCGTGAATGTGATTACTGGTTTGATTAAGGCAAACGTGCCGGCGCGAATTGCCTTTACGGTGGCTAGCCAGGTTGACAGTATAACGATTCTAGACCAATCTGGCGCTGAGAAATTATTGGGTCAGGGAGATATGCTATTTTACGTAACGAGTATGAGCAAGCCAAGACGTATCCAGGGCGCCTGGGTGACAGATGATGAGGTGAATAAAATTGCCGATCATTTGCGTATGCAGATGGCTCCGCAATACAACGATGAAGTGGTGGCTCAGCCAGTTCAATTGGACGGTAAGGGTGGCGTCGTGATGGACTTATCTGAAGGTGGCGATGATAAGTTTAAGGATGCGGTTCGTGTGGTGGTTGAGCGTCGCAAAGCCTCAACGAGTATGCTGCAAACGCGCCTGGGAATTGGTTATCAGCGAGCAGCGCGAATTATTGAAGAGATGGAAGAGCGGGGGATTATTGGTCCGCAGAACGGTTCTAAGCCGCGCGATGTTTTGATTTCTAGTCCAGAAGAGCTTGAGGAGCTGCTGGCGGAATAG
- the pilM gene encoding type IV pilus assembly protein PilM, translating to MKLAKGLGEFFGLDIDTNAVRVVQLSRTGAGWSLSHYGYTPVDSKITSGDSPESKRRLGEAIMTAVGQAGIKASNVAVGLPSNKTFSTIIDVPKVPEQELKAMMKYQIDQYIPMSLDEAEVDWALLGDSLHAQNQYEILLTSTAKSYAEERLELVENLGFNVIAEEPNAIAMVRSLSATDSQDARLIINMGENSTDLAVVYNGAPRLIRMIPTGLSSLVRSAVQNLSVQEDQARQFILKFGLAPDKLDGQVLRAIDSTLDNFSSELVKSIKFFQTRYPSVAVSGILLSGFGSAIPQLDGYVMNKTGVQSITADPWQRVQVSQSDQQQLAPIASEFAIAVGLAQRSNIS from the coding sequence ATGAAATTAGCAAAAGGGTTGGGCGAATTCTTCGGACTGGACATCGATACGAATGCGGTGCGGGTGGTTCAATTGTCTCGTACTGGCGCGGGATGGAGTTTGTCTCATTACGGTTATACGCCAGTTGATTCTAAAATAACGAGCGGCGATTCTCCAGAGTCTAAGCGACGCTTGGGTGAGGCTATTATGACCGCCGTTGGTCAGGCTGGGATTAAGGCATCCAATGTAGCTGTCGGTTTGCCGTCAAATAAGACATTCTCGACTATTATCGATGTGCCGAAAGTTCCTGAGCAGGAATTGAAGGCAATGATGAAATATCAAATTGACCAATATATTCCAATGTCTTTGGATGAGGCAGAAGTTGACTGGGCTTTATTGGGTGATAGTTTGCATGCTCAGAATCAGTATGAGATTTTGCTGACAAGTACAGCGAAGTCTTATGCGGAAGAGCGTCTGGAATTAGTTGAAAATCTTGGCTTCAATGTGATTGCCGAAGAACCGAACGCTATTGCTATGGTTCGTTCCTTGTCAGCTACCGATTCTCAGGATGCGCGTTTAATTATCAATATGGGCGAAAATTCAACGGATTTGGCGGTTGTTTATAACGGAGCGCCGCGACTTATCCGTATGATTCCGACCGGGCTTTCATCTTTGGTTCGATCGGCGGTTCAGAATCTCAGTGTCCAGGAAGATCAAGCGCGTCAATTTATTTTGAAATTTGGTTTGGCACCGGATAAATTAGATGGTCAAGTACTAAGGGCAATTGATTCAACTCTCGATAATTTTTCTTCAGAGCTAGTAAAATCTATAAAGTTTTTCCAAACTCGATATCCAAGCGTAGCAGTTTCTGGAATCCTATTATCAGGATTTGGCTCAGCTATTCCACAGCTTGATGGATATGTGATGAATAAAACTGGAGTCCAGTCAATTACCGCAGATCCGTGGCAACGTGTTCAAGTTTCTCAGTCGGATCAACAGCAATTGGCGCCGATTGCTTCAGAATTCGCTATTGCTGTAGGGTTGGCACAAAGGAGTAATATATCATGA
- the ychF gene encoding redox-regulated ATPase YchF, whose product MSLSIGIVGLPNVGKSTLFNALTNNDILAANYPFATIEPNTGIVPVPDDRLQILADLYHAQKIIPATVTFVDIAGLVAGASKGEGLGNKFLHNIRECDAIVHVVRAFENSKILRHDEAPIDPKKDIEVINTELILADLQTLEKRLPQLQKEAKANPKARQKVEYLQSLIDNLQKGVPISALSDVDFEAISDLHLLTTKPVIYAFNVDEEGLNNSDLQSQLTELVSPAKTVFVCAKLEEELKGLSENDAKELLESYGVKETGLAKLIHAAYDTLGLQSYLTAGEKEVRAWTIHKGWTAPQAAGVIHSDFERGFIAAQIVDFNDLVAAGSEVKARENGKIRTEGKTYVMQPNDVVEFRFNV is encoded by the coding sequence ATGAGTTTATCTATTGGAATCGTTGGTTTACCAAATGTCGGCAAGTCGACACTTTTTAACGCTTTAACAAATAACGACATTTTGGCGGCTAATTATCCGTTTGCGACAATTGAGCCGAACACAGGAATTGTTCCCGTGCCAGATGATCGTCTGCAAATTTTGGCCGATCTTTATCACGCGCAAAAAATTATTCCAGCCACCGTCACTTTCGTCGATATCGCTGGGCTGGTTGCTGGCGCGTCTAAAGGTGAAGGTTTGGGCAATAAATTTCTACACAATATCAGAGAGTGCGACGCGATTGTTCACGTTGTCCGTGCGTTCGAAAATTCAAAAATTTTGCGCCACGATGAAGCGCCAATTGACCCTAAGAAAGACATTGAAGTTATAAATACCGAGCTTATTCTGGCCGATCTACAAACTCTTGAAAAACGCCTGCCTCAGCTCCAAAAAGAAGCCAAAGCAAACCCAAAAGCTCGTCAAAAAGTTGAATATCTGCAATCTTTAATCGACAATTTACAAAAAGGCGTACCAATTTCCGCCCTGTCAGATGTGGATTTTGAGGCAATTTCCGACCTTCACCTTCTTACCACCAAACCCGTTATTTACGCATTCAACGTTGACGAAGAAGGATTGAACAATTCCGATCTACAGAGTCAATTGACCGAACTCGTAAGTCCCGCAAAAACCGTCTTTGTCTGCGCAAAACTGGAAGAAGAGTTGAAGGGCTTATCTGAAAATGATGCCAAAGAGTTATTAGAAAGCTACGGCGTCAAGGAAACTGGACTCGCTAAACTTATTCATGCGGCCTACGATACGCTCGGACTACAAAGCTACTTAACTGCGGGCGAAAAAGAAGTCCGAGCTTGGACAATTCACAAGGGCTGGACTGCACCGCAAGCCGCGGGCGTTATTCACTCGGATTTTGAGCGCGGATTTATTGCTGCACAAATTGTTGATTTTAACGATTTAGTCGCAGCAGGATCGGAAGTTAAGGCTCGTGAAAACGGCAAAATTCGCACCGAAGGAAAAACCTACGTCATGCAGCCAAATGATGTCGTTGAATTTAGGTTTAACGTTTAG
- the rpsF gene encoding 30S ribosomal protein S6 → MNEYELTVLIHPDLEANLDSALDKVRGLITANGGEITKEDNWGKKKLAYTIKREDFAVYVCFEVKLPAPALLKISNTLNITDEVLRYLLVKTDEKTRQALSEQKARNEESDSSESSK, encoded by the coding sequence ATGAACGAATACGAACTAACTGTTCTTATTCACCCGGATTTAGAGGCTAATCTAGATTCAGCGTTGGATAAGGTACGTGGTTTGATCACTGCTAACGGTGGTGAAATTACCAAAGAAGATAACTGGGGCAAGAAAAAATTGGCCTACACAATCAAGCGTGAGGACTTTGCAGTTTACGTTTGTTTTGAGGTTAAATTGCCAGCGCCAGCTTTATTGAAAATTTCAAACACACTTAATATTACTGACGAAGTTTTGCGCTACCTATTGGTAAAAACTGATGAAAAAACTCGTCAAGCATTAAGCGAGCAAAAAGCGCGCAACGAAGAATCTGATTCAAGCGAATCAAGTAAATAA
- a CDS encoding single-stranded DNA-binding protein yields MARSINQVILLGRLTRDPEQRTTASGKNVVSFSIAVDRQSQDDQADFFNITAWDKLGDLVMQYLSKGRRVLIQGRLRQDSWEDKDTGKRQSRIEVTASDVTFLDGPNGDNSGSAAPKTTKKEEVVTEIDDKPIDLSEIPF; encoded by the coding sequence ATGGCACGAAGTATCAATCAAGTGATTTTGTTGGGTAGATTGACACGCGATCCAGAACAGCGAACAACCGCTTCTGGCAAGAATGTAGTTAGTTTCAGCATTGCTGTTGATCGACAATCTCAAGACGATCAGGCTGACTTTTTCAATATCACAGCTTGGGATAAACTTGGTGATTTGGTAATGCAATATCTAAGCAAGGGTCGTCGGGTTTTGATCCAAGGACGACTGCGACAGGATAGCTGGGAAGATAAGGATACTGGTAAAAGGCAGAGTCGAATTGAAGTTACTGCTTCGGACGTAACGTTCTTAGACGGTCCAAATGGCGACAATTCGGGTTCTGCAGCACCAAAGACTACTAAAAAAGAGGAAGTCGTAACGGAAATTGACGATAAGCCAATTGACCTAAGCGAAATTCCATTCTAA
- a CDS encoding type IV pilus twitching motility protein PilT, with protein sequence MNNQELRIEILLEEVVKKRASDLHIQVGLPPMLRIDGALMPIAGTQPLDEPAVERLVFQILDEDQRQILLKDKEFDFSFAFGTLGRFRVNAFHERGNLAAALRLIPNEIKSASELGMPPVVNTFADFPRGLVLVTGPTGSGKSTTLAALVDKINSERSQHIITIEDPIEFTHKSKKSVVVQREVHYDTYSFSAALRSSLRQDPDVVLIGEMRDLETISAAITIAETGHLVFATLHTNSAAQSIDRMIDVFPPHQQPQIRAQLSNILMAICSQRLVPAIGGGRVVAAEVLIANPAVRNIIREGKSHQLDAVIQTGADQGMQTMDRTLVNLVQNGTITYDSAREFAVDLTEFERLMRG encoded by the coding sequence ATGAATAATCAAGAATTGCGAATTGAGATTTTGCTGGAAGAAGTCGTTAAGAAGCGAGCTTCAGACCTTCATATTCAAGTTGGTTTGCCGCCAATGCTACGAATTGATGGTGCGCTTATGCCGATCGCCGGAACTCAGCCATTGGACGAGCCTGCAGTTGAGAGATTGGTATTTCAGATTCTTGATGAAGATCAGCGACAGATTTTGCTAAAAGATAAGGAATTCGACTTTTCGTTTGCGTTTGGTACATTGGGGCGATTCCGAGTTAACGCCTTCCATGAGCGTGGCAATTTGGCTGCAGCCCTACGTTTGATTCCAAATGAAATTAAGTCGGCGTCTGAACTGGGTATGCCACCGGTTGTTAATACGTTTGCGGATTTTCCTCGCGGTTTGGTGTTGGTTACTGGTCCAACTGGTTCCGGTAAGTCAACAACTTTGGCGGCGCTGGTTGATAAGATCAATTCTGAACGTTCACAGCATATTATCACCATTGAAGACCCTATCGAGTTTACTCACAAGTCGAAAAAATCAGTGGTAGTTCAGCGTGAAGTTCATTACGACACCTATTCATTCTCTGCAGCTTTGCGTTCGAGTCTTCGCCAAGACCCAGACGTTGTGTTGATTGGTGAGATGCGCGACCTTGAAACGATTTCGGCAGCGATTACAATTGCTGAAACTGGACACTTGGTGTTTGCGACGCTACACACAAACTCTGCCGCACAATCAATTGACCGTATGATTGACGTGTTCCCACCGCACCAGCAACCGCAAATTCGTGCTCAGCTCAGTAATATTTTGATGGCAATTTGTTCGCAGCGACTAGTGCCAGCTATTGGTGGTGGGCGAGTCGTGGCGGCAGAGGTTTTGATTGCTAATCCAGCGGTGCGCAACATTATCCGCGAAGGTAAATCTCACCAATTGGATGCCGTGATTCAGACTGGTGCTGATCAGGGAATGCAGACGATGGATCGAACTTTGGTCAATTTGGTGCAGAATGGTACGATTACGTATGATAGCGCTCGTGAATTTGCTGTCGATTTGACGGAATTTGAGAGGTTGATGAGGGGGTAA